One Desulforegula conservatrix Mb1Pa genomic window, TCCTTACCAGGAGTAAGACGATGAAAACCCTTCACTGGTGTTTCCATGAAGTCATCCTGCTCGACATAAATCTCCCTTGAGAAACAAATCTTATGGGTTCCTCTTTCAGGATAAAGAGGATGATTCTGAGCTTCGAATTCTTCGATCTGGCCATCAGGATAGTTTTCAATGGTAATTTTAAGAGGCCGGAGAACCGCCATTGCCCTTGGAGCGCGCTCATTAAGATCTTCCCTGATGCAATGCTCAAGGAGTGCCATATCGACCATGCTGTCTCTTTTGGCAACCCCTATTCTATCGCAGAAATCACGAAGCGCGTCAGGTGTGACGCCCCTTCTCCTGAGACCTGAAATAGTCGGCATTCTTGGATCATCCCAGCCATCAACCACACCGTTTTTCACAAGAGCAAGGAGCTTTCTCTTGCTCATGATCGTATAGCTGAGATTGAGTCTCGCAAATTCAATCTGCTGGGGATGACATGGCGTTTTCAGCTCATCGAGCACCCAGTCATAAAGGGGTCTGTGATCTTCAAATTCAAGGGTACAGACAGAATGAGTGATTCCTTCGATCGCGTCAGAAATGCAGTGCGTATAATCGTACATCGGATATATGCACCATTTGTCACCTGTTCTATGATGATGAACCTTTCTGATTCTGTATATAACTGGATCCCGCAGATTTATGTTAGGAGAAGCAAGATCGATTTTAGCCCTAAGAACGTGGGAGCCTTCTTCAAACTCTCCATTTTTCATTCTATCTAAAAGATCCAGATTCTCTTCCACGGATCTTTCTCTATAAGGGCTTGCTTTGCCAGGCTCAGTGAGTGTGCCTCGGTTAAGGCGCATTTCTTCCGCGCTCTGGCTGTCGACATATGCCTTGCCTTTTTTGATCAGTTCAACTGCATAGTCATAAAGCTGATCAAAATAATCAGAAGCATAGTATTCTTTTGCTCCCCATTTGAAGCCGAGCCATTTAACGTCTTCAATGATGGAATCAATATATTCGACTTCTTCCTTTTCAGGATTTGTGTCATCGAATCTGAGATGGCACTCGCCATTTTGTTCAAGAGCAATGCCGAAATTGAGGCATATGGATTTGGCGTGACCTATATGCAGATAACCATTCGGTTCAGGAGGGAAACGGGTGACGATCTTTTTATGCTTCCCTGCCTCAATATCCGCGGCAACTATTTCACGAATGAAATCAGACGGCCTGTTTGTATTTTCTTCTGACATCAGCTTTCCTTTTAGTGATCGCCCCTGCCCTCTTCAATAAGGGATTTAATCCGAATGGATCAGGGATTCATATTTCTGAATCGTCTTTGATGATTTTTTTAGTCTCTGTCTTGGATTTTTTTCTGTCATAATCCTTTTCAGATTTATGATCTGTCCCAGGCCTTGGAATCGGAATCCTGAGGATTCCAAAATAATCGCTTTTGTCCTTGGGCATCTTGTTCTTTCTGTCTTTCATAAAACTTCTCTTAAAATATTAATAATTTGCACATAATGCTTGCAATAATGCTTTTGACGGCTACTATTCGCTTTTTTGTAAAAAAGCTCTGCAAAAAACTTTTATAATTTTTGATTTTAGAAATCTGCAATCCCAAATCATAAATATTATTAGTTATTCCTTATGAGCAAACACAGCCCCCAAAGCATTCCCTACTTCATAATAATCAGGGAAAATAGCCTTGGTCTCAAGTGAGTCCGCGACATAAGGAAGCAGATATCTGGCGGCAGCGCCCATTCCGATAATAGGCATGTTCAGTTTAAAGGTTACATCCAGCAGACTGGTTCCTTTTATTCCACCAAGAAATCCTGTCATTCTGAAACCCATTTCCTTCTGAACAACATGCTCGACAATGGAATCCCGGATCTTGTCACCCGTGGTTTTTATTATTTCAGTACAGAAATCTTCGGATGAAAGACCAGAAATTTCAGAAAGAATACCCGCAGCCTTGACAGCCATGTCAACATTACCGATATCAAGGGTCCCAAGAACATGAAGCGCGTCAGTCGGAGTAAAGCCTATCTCCATGACAAGCTGCAT contains:
- a CDS encoding glutamine--tRNA ligase/YqeY domain fusion protein codes for the protein MSEENTNRPSDFIREIVAADIEAGKHKKIVTRFPPEPNGYLHIGHAKSICLNFGIALEQNGECHLRFDDTNPEKEEVEYIDSIIEDVKWLGFKWGAKEYYASDYFDQLYDYAVELIKKGKAYVDSQSAEEMRLNRGTLTEPGKASPYRERSVEENLDLLDRMKNGEFEEGSHVLRAKIDLASPNINLRDPVIYRIRKVHHHRTGDKWCIYPMYDYTHCISDAIEGITHSVCTLEFEDHRPLYDWVLDELKTPCHPQQIEFARLNLSYTIMSKRKLLALVKNGVVDGWDDPRMPTISGLRRRGVTPDALRDFCDRIGVAKRDSMVDMALLEHCIREDLNERAPRAMAVLRPLKITIENYPDGQIEEFEAQNHPLYPERGTHKICFSREIYVEQDDFMETPVKGFHRLTPGKEVRLRYAYIVQCTGVVKDPETGEVTEVRCVYDPETKGGNTPDGRKIKGTIHWVSAAKCARAELRIYDRLFSVENPEADKEKEFLEFINPESLTILKNCPVELSVSEAEPGTKFQFERQGYFCSDSKDSKPDGLVFNRIIGLRDSWAKASGK